Proteins encoded within one genomic window of Sphingomonas sp. NBWT7:
- a CDS encoding site-specific DNA-methyltransferase, whose product MGVIEKTRVRRVKAAPSAPAAAAPAVLPLDEILMGDCIAHMRALPAKSIDMIFADPPYNLQLGGELFRPDGSHVDAVTDDWDKFDSLKHYDAFTRAWLAEAHRILKDDGTIWVIGSYHNIFRVGVAVQDLGYWILNDIVWRKNNPMPNFRGTRFTNAHETLIWASKGEKAKYTFNYRSMKTLNDELQMRSDWEFPICGGQERLKDAEGHKVHPTQKPEALLYRILLACTKPGDVVLDPFFGTGTTGAVAKRLGRRWIGVERETDYIAAARARIAAALPLDESALTTMQSPRQQPKVAFGALVENAYLPAGSIVTDAKRRWRATVRADGSLASECGAIGSIHKLGATLQNAPACNGWTFWHYDAGGTLAPIDTLRQTYLLATQV is encoded by the coding sequence ATGGGGGTCATCGAGAAGACGCGCGTCCGCCGCGTGAAGGCAGCGCCGTCGGCGCCGGCCGCGGCCGCGCCGGCAGTCCTCCCGCTGGACGAGATCCTGATGGGCGACTGCATCGCGCACATGCGCGCGCTGCCGGCGAAGTCGATCGACATGATCTTCGCCGATCCGCCGTACAATCTGCAGCTCGGCGGCGAACTGTTCCGGCCCGACGGCAGCCACGTCGATGCGGTGACCGACGATTGGGACAAGTTCGACAGCCTGAAGCATTACGACGCCTTCACCCGCGCGTGGCTGGCCGAGGCGCACCGCATCCTGAAGGACGACGGCACGATTTGGGTGATCGGCAGCTATCACAACATCTTCCGCGTCGGCGTGGCGGTGCAGGATCTGGGCTATTGGATCCTCAACGACATCGTCTGGCGCAAGAACAACCCGATGCCCAATTTCCGCGGCACGCGCTTCACCAACGCGCACGAGACGCTGATCTGGGCGTCGAAGGGCGAAAAGGCGAAATACACCTTCAACTACCGCTCGATGAAGACGCTCAACGACGAGTTGCAGATGCGCTCCGACTGGGAATTCCCGATCTGCGGCGGGCAGGAGCGGCTGAAGGACGCCGAGGGGCACAAGGTGCACCCGACGCAGAAGCCCGAGGCTTTGTTGTACCGCATCCTCCTCGCCTGCACGAAGCCGGGCGACGTGGTGCTCGATCCGTTCTTCGGCACCGGCACGACCGGGGCGGTCGCCAAGCGGCTCGGGCGGCGCTGGATCGGCGTCGAGCGCGAGACCGACTATATCGCGGCGGCGCGCGCGCGCATCGCCGCGGCGCTGCCGCTCGACGAATCGGCGCTGACGACGATGCAGAGCCCGCGCCAGCAGCCCAAAGTGGCGTTCGGCGCTTTGGTCGAAAACGCGTACCTCCCCGCCGGCAGCATCGTGACCGACGCCAAGCGCCGCTGGCGTGCCACGGTGCGCGCCGACGGGAGCCTGGCAAGCGAGTGCGGCGCGATCGGATCGATCCATAAGCTCGGCGCGACGCTGCAGAACGCGCCGGCGTGCAACGGCTGGACCTTCTGGCATTACGACGCGGGCGGTACGCTGGCGCCGATCGACACACTGCGCCAGACGTATCTGCTCGCCACGCAGGTGTGA
- the folP gene encoding dihydropteroate synthase yields the protein MHLRPVHFLDAPFAYPDGAAVRLAGGMQWFAAYEVIERGAKRIVPVADIGTLGPRAAELHARIIAPRPQLTLGERTLRFDQPVVAGILNLTPDSFSDGGVHRDDVTAATAAGMAMAGSGAAIVDLGGESTRPGAALVWEGDEAARVVPVIERLAAAGALVSIDTRKALVMERALAAGAAIVNDVSALLWDKRAAEVVARAGCPVIVMHSPDPAKGPHGGSGYRDVVTEVFDWLDARVAAIVAAGIDRSRVIVDPGIGFGKSLQDNLALLNALAMFHGLGCPLMLGASRKRLIGALSNEAPVGERLGGSVALALTGAAAGVQLLRVHDVAETVQALRVWRGLRDRAFVG from the coding sequence ATGCACCTTCGCCCGGTCCACTTCCTCGATGCGCCGTTCGCCTATCCCGATGGCGCGGCGGTGCGGCTGGCGGGCGGCATGCAATGGTTTGCCGCCTATGAGGTGATCGAGCGGGGGGCGAAGCGCATCGTGCCCGTCGCCGATATCGGCACGCTCGGGCCACGTGCGGCCGAGCTCCACGCGCGCATCATCGCGCCGCGCCCCCAGCTGACGCTCGGCGAACGGACACTGCGCTTCGACCAGCCGGTCGTCGCCGGCATCCTCAACCTGACGCCAGACAGTTTCTCCGACGGCGGCGTGCACCGCGACGATGTCACTGCCGCGACCGCGGCGGGCATGGCGATGGCGGGCAGCGGCGCCGCGATTGTCGATCTCGGCGGCGAATCGACGCGTCCCGGCGCGGCACTGGTGTGGGAGGGGGACGAGGCGGCGCGCGTCGTGCCGGTAATCGAGCGGCTTGCTGCGGCAGGCGCGCTCGTCTCGATCGACACGCGCAAGGCGCTGGTGATGGAGCGCGCGCTCGCGGCCGGCGCGGCGATCGTCAACGACGTGTCCGCGCTGCTGTGGGACAAGCGCGCGGCCGAGGTCGTCGCGCGCGCCGGCTGCCCGGTGATCGTTATGCACTCGCCCGATCCCGCCAAGGGGCCGCACGGCGGCAGCGGCTATCGCGATGTCGTGACCGAGGTGTTCGATTGGCTCGACGCGCGCGTCGCGGCGATCGTTGCGGCAGGTATCGATCGATCGCGCGTCATCGTCGATCCCGGCATCGGCTTCGGCAAGTCGCTGCAGGACAATCTGGCGCTGCTCAATGCGCTGGCGATGTTCCACGGGCTCGGTTGCCCCCTCATGCTGGGCGCGAGCCGCAAGCGGCTGATCGGCGCGCTGTCGAACGAGGCGCCGGTCGGTGAGCGGCTCGGCGGATCGGTGGCGCTGGCGCTTACCGGCGCGGCGGCGGGGGTGCAGCTGCTGCGCGTCCACGATGTGGCCGAGACGGTGCAGGCGCTGCGCGTGTGGCGCGGGCTGCGCGACCGGGCGTTCGTTGGATGA
- a CDS encoding ribonuclease HII, which yields MPGLKHERLYLAPVAGVDEAGRGPLAGPVVAAAVILPERGVPRGIDDSKKLVAAERARLCARITDCAIVGIGIVEADEIDTLNIYWATMKAMTLAVDQLAATLGCAPGHVLVDGNRLPRWGYAATPIVGGDALSRSIAAASIVAKHTRDTIMLTHHESYPHYDWASNKGYGAPAHRRALAKHGPCPLHRRSFAPVAQTVLPL from the coding sequence ATGCCCGGATTGAAGCACGAACGCCTGTATCTCGCCCCCGTCGCCGGCGTCGACGAAGCGGGGAGGGGGCCGCTCGCGGGGCCGGTCGTCGCCGCCGCGGTGATCCTGCCCGAGCGCGGCGTGCCGCGCGGGATCGACGATTCGAAAAAGCTCGTCGCCGCAGAACGGGCGCGGCTGTGTGCACGGATCACCGATTGCGCGATCGTCGGCATCGGCATCGTCGAAGCGGACGAGATCGATACGCTCAACATCTACTGGGCGACGATGAAGGCGATGACGCTGGCGGTCGATCAGCTCGCCGCCACGCTCGGCTGCGCGCCGGGGCACGTTCTGGTCGACGGCAACCGTCTGCCACGCTGGGGCTATGCCGCGACGCCGATCGTCGGCGGCGACGCGCTGAGCCGCTCGATCGCCGCCGCTTCGATCGTCGCCAAGCATACGCGCGACACGATCATGCTTACGCATCACGAATCATATCCGCACTACGACTGGGCGTCGAACAAGGGCTATGGCGCGCCCGCGCACCGCCGCGCGCTGGCCAAGCACGGGCCGTGCCCGCTGCACCGGCGCAGCTTCGCGCCCGTCGCCCAGACGGTTCTGCCGCTCTAG